From Orcinus orca chromosome 3, mOrcOrc1.1, whole genome shotgun sequence, a single genomic window includes:
- the IGIP gene encoding IgA-inducing protein homolog, translated as MCSYYHMKKLSVSGCNITILAVMFSHLSAGNSPCGNQANVLCISRLEFVQYQS; from the coding sequence atgtgcagttattATCACATGAAGAAGCTCAGTGTGTCGGGCTGTAATATAACCATACTTGCTGTCATGTTCTCCCATCTCAGTGCTGGGAACTCACCATGTGGAAACCAAGCAAATGTGTTGTGCATCAGCCGGCTTGAGTTTGTTCAATATCAAAGCTGA